A genomic segment from Montipora foliosa isolate CH-2021 chromosome 9, ASM3666993v2, whole genome shotgun sequence encodes:
- the LOC137971272 gene encoding uncharacterized protein, whose product MGYTDKKYVCECLPGSTGEHCEKVHPRVSLSPGPLYAIEGSNVTFPICNVTGQPPPKVIWKYATVQLSKSWRVWYNDSLMQILQVRKEDSGFYICLAKNILGSVEKKTSLVVVSPPPSKTFGILGCSVTLNCSATGDPEPTIIWRKQEGQIPVGRRLQINGALVLTNLTLNDTGNYSCVITSASLFQEIETVTSLEVNENAGALSSSNILDNLDGKYLNKLNCFLAPVLQSPSHSRFVKCWHATTDGWAASTFHSNCDGKGPTVTIIEVRSYIFGGYTDASWSNPPYGSCVHASSNTSFIYSLYNINGYAPVKLQVKSGQQSRAVYRCSRYGPCFGGLDIYISNNAGNNRVSHTYCGDAYPLPPGYSSIHEKQTSCTFYAGGGSWKFTPTDIEVFYETTT is encoded by the exons ATGGGTTATACCGACAAGAAGTACGTATGTGAGTGTTTGCCAGGATCTACGGGAGAACACTGTGAAAAAG TTCATCCTCGTGTGTCACTCAGTCCGGGACCTCTTTACGCGATTGAAGGAAGCAATGTCACCTTTCCAATCTGTAACGTGACTGGCCAACCTCCACCAAAGGTTATTTGGAAATACGCAACTGTTCAGTTATCCAAGAGTTGGAGGGTATGGTACAACGACAGCTTGATGCAAATTTTACAAGTTCGTAAAGAAGACTCGGGTTTTTACATTTGTttagcaaaaaatattttggggagCGTTGAGAAGAAAACGTCGCTGGTGGTGGTTTCTCCACCCCCCTCCAAGACTTTTGGCATTTTGGGCTGCAGTGTGACGCTAAATTGCAGCGCTACTGGTGATCCTGAACCAACCATCATCTGGAGAAAACAAGAAGGTCAGATACCAGTTGGGCGGAGACTGCAGATAAATGGTGCGTTAGTTCTTACAAATCTAACGCTGAATGACACAGGAAATTACTCTTGCGTTATTACAAGTGCCAGTCTGTTTCAAGAAATAGAAACTGTGACAAGTTTGGAAGTAAATGAAAATG cgggCGCTCTCAGCTCATCGAATATTCTTGACAACCTCGATGGCAAGTACCTCAACAAGTTGAATTGTTTCCTAGCCCCAGTCCTCCAGAGTCCATCCCACAGTAGGTTTGTGAAGTGTTGGCACGCTACGACAGATGGCTGGGCAGCATCCACCTTCCACAGCAACTGTGATGGAAAGGGTCCCACTGTTACAATAATCGAAGTTCGCAGCTACATATTTGGTGGATACACTGACGCATCTTGGTCCAACCCTCCTTACG gtTCTTGTGTTCATGCTTCATCGAATACATCGTTTATCTACTCACTGTATAACATCAACGGCTACGCTCCCGTTAAGCTGCAGGTCAAGTCAGGACAGCAGAGTCGCGCTGTATACAGATGTTCCAGATACGGACCATGCTTTGGCGGATTGGACATCTACATATCAAACAACGCTGGCAACAACCGAGTCTCGCACACATATTGTGGCGACGCTTACCCCCTTCCCCCAGGGTATTCTTCAAttcatgaaaaacaaacttCCTGTACGTTTTATGCAGGAGGAGGAAGCTGGAAGTTTACTCCCACTGATATTGAGGTATTCTACGAGACAACCACTTAA
- the LOC137971540 gene encoding uncharacterized protein — protein MAAHAYKPGELFRRLHLDNVQQSEENQAYSGIVSEEDPMESHTSTVNNFTLPSRPSIAQAAQGKRKASENKEQSTAPKKTKKNPKNKAWSADQVELLLRYLKDFKTKCDFNGIDFEADLASMYTEIRRCMAADFPEEFGPEVVTEPIKPLKEMSEKEYEAFKKHRDSERTHLKKGYDRVKEKIRNVRQDFRTAVNKGTRSGSGKIVQENFDLLSEIWGGSPATTSLSFGIDADTLGTDISSEIHNETLEDASTVESTDSSSESLSAETPVLSPGQKKSKGVSLSNIPKLVDNKRRHMEKTLSQAQRDQLLMNTAKEDLLMKKEMMESFQQSNKTLEESISKMTMCLTSLGDGIASGMQMLAMALSGQPQNNVPQVSHPHFNTYSGFASPPSYGNNNYCTPLTRRSVPSQFSRIGGEEVMQSINEQGPILGPTRTLLEDESFQL, from the exons ATGGCCGCCCACGCTTACAAACCTGGCGAGCTTTTTCGCCGGCTTCATCTGGATAACGTGCAACAGagcgaagaaaatcaagcatATTCTGGGATTGTGAGTGAAGAAGATCCGATGGAGTCCCACACATCCACTGTCAACAACTTTACTTTGCCTAGTCGGCCGTCGATAGCACAAGCAGCGCAAGGCAAGAGAAAAGCCTCTGAGAACAAAGAACAGTCAACAGCCCCTAAGAAAACCAAGAAGAACCCTAAAAACAAGGCATGGAGCGCTGATCAAGTTGAACTTCTTTTGAGATAcctaaaagacttcaaaacgaagTGCGACTTTAATGGAATCGATTTCGAGGCCGACCTGGCCTCTATGTATACGGAGATACGTCGGTGTATGGCTGCCGATTTTCCAGAAGAATTTGGTCCCGAGGTTGTTACTGAGCCTATAAAACCGCTCAAAGAAATGAGTGAGAAAGAATACGAAGCCTTCAAAAAACACAGAGATAGTGAAAGAACTCATTTAAAAAAAGGGTACGATAGAGTGAAAGAAAAGATTCGAAACGTgaggcaagatttccgcacagcaGTGAACAAGGGAACAAGAAGTGGTAGTGGGAAAATTGTTCAAGAAAATTTCGATCTGTTGTCTGAAATATGGGGTGGCTCGCCAGCTACCACGTCCCTTTCCTTTGGAATTGATGCAGACACATTAGGAACAGACATCAGCTCGGAAATACATAATGAAACGCTAGAAG ATGCATCAACTGTAGAGTCAACTGATTCCTCCAGTGAAAGCCTATCTGCAGAAACCCCAGTACTATCCCCAGgtcagaaaaaaagtaaagGTGTCTCTCTCTCCAACATCCCCAAGTTGGTTGACAATAAGAGAAGGCATATGGAGAAAACACTGTCCCAGGCGCAACGAGACCAGCTGTTGATGAATACTGCTAAAGAAGATCTTCTCATGAAGAAAGAAATGATGGAGTCATTTCAACAATCAAACAAGACATTGGAAGAGTCCATATCAAAGATGACCATGTGTTTAACATCTCTTGGAGATGGAATTGCCAGTGGGATGCAAATGTTGGCAATGGCTCTCTCTGGTCAACCCCAGAATAATGTTCCTCAAGTTTCCCACCCACATTTCAATACATACAGTGGCTTTGCATCCCCACCTTCATATGGcaacaacaattattgtacCCCATTAACCAGACGTTCTGTACCCTCCCAGTTCAGCAGAATTGGTGGTGAGGAAGTGATGCAGTCCATCAATGAGCAAGGACCAATTCTAGGGCCTACTCGTACACTATTAGAAGATGAAAGCTTTCAGCTCTGA
- the LOC137971541 gene encoding uncharacterized protein: MADERRILAVSVLFCLLSALAAAFQCCGFLLSLLMIQSFRQRQLTAQATQQYNASVARLLRIRRRINRRGRMWRSSGRTEQWWLNLFNVILPEREWKKNLRMNRAVFMSVADELRPFLQPGRSPRGLDVLSVEKQLAITLYFLKDQGSLTMTANAFGVAHCTVSVVVRKVCNIITDVLGPRYIKLPNTVQEMKELIDGMENKYGFPQAFGCVDGTHIPIAQPSENPHDYFSYKLKYTLNVQRVCDWKGLFLDVDVKWPGSVHDGRVFGNSRINRLLREERLPMCYKEILPGYENIPVTLLEDPAYPLLPYCMKEFPNTRTNEEVIFNNMLRSARNPIECAYGRLKARWQILNKRNDMGLNVIPSIIYACFVLHNICELQGMNVEDDVVAQQMARDRLAQPENAPDRLYSFNTAEGAYVRNIITSFYKEHIPH, encoded by the coding sequence ATGGCGGACGAACGACGCATTTTGGCGGTCAGTGTTCTTTTCTGTTTATTATCTGCTCTCGCTGCAGCATTTCAATGCTGCGGCTTTTTACTGTCACTTTTGATGATACAAAGCTTCCGCCAAAGGCAGTTAACTGCTCAGGCAACGCAACAATACAATGCTAGTGTTGCACGACTTCTACGCATCCGAAGAAGAATTAACCGTCGAGGTAGAATGTGGAGAAGTTCGGGGAGGACAGAACAGTGGTGGCTCAACTTGTTCAATGTAATTTTGCCAGAAAGGGAGTGGAAGAAGAACTTAAGGATGAATCGTGCGGTTTTTATGTCCGTAGCAGACGAATTGCGACCCTTTCTTCAACCTGGTAGGAGTCCAAGAGGACTTGATGTGTTGTCAGTGGAAAAGCAACTTGCCATTACCCTATACTTTTTGAAGGATCAAGGCTCTCTCACGATGACAGCAAATGCATTTGGAGTTGCGCATTGCACAGTCTCCGTAGTTGTTCGAAAAGTATGCAACATTATTACTGATGTTTTAGGTCCAAGATACATAAAATTGCCCAATACCGTTCAAGAAATGAAGGAACTTATTGATGGCATGGAAAATAAATATGGTTTTCCACAGGCCTTTGGATGCGTAGATGGTACACATATTCCCATTGCACAACCAAGCGAGAATCCTCATGACTATTTTAGTTATAAACTGAAATACACCTTGAATGTTCAAAGAGTTTGTGACTGGAAAGGGCTATTTTTAGACGTCGACGTGAAATGGCCAGGGAGTGTGCATGATGGAAGAGTCTTTGGTAATTCGAGAATAAACAGACTTTTAAGAGAGGAAAGACTTCCTATGTGTTATAAAGAAATTTTACCAGGCTACGAAAACATACCTGTTACATTGTTGGAGGATCCTGCTTACCCCCTACTTCCATACTGCATGAAGGAATTCCCCAATACTCGCACAAATGAAGAGGTTATCTTTAATAACATGCTTAGGAGTGCTAGAAACCCAATAGAGTGTGCCTATGGCCGTCTTAAAGCAAGATGGCAaatcttaaacaaaagaaatgacatGGGATTGAATGTTATCCCCAGCATTATTTATGCCTGTTTTGTACTTCACAACATTTGTGAGTTGCAGGGCATGAATGTAGAGGATGATGTTGTTGCACAGCAAATGGCACGTGATAGACTGGCACAACCTGAAAATGCACCAGACCGGTTATATTCTTTCAACACTGCTGAGGGAGCTTATGTGAGAAACATAATCACATCCTTCTACAAGGAACACATTCCTCACTGA